TTGAGGTTCGCGATTTGCTTAGCCAGTACAAGTTCCCCGGTGATGATATTCCGGTGATTCGTGGCTCCGCTTTGGAAGCGATGTCTGCTGGTGCAGATGAGTCTAAGACTTTAGAAGATCCTGCTTTCAAGTCTATTTTTGAGTTGTTGGATTCTCTGGACAATTACATTCCTTTGCCGAAGCGTGAGACCGACAAAGCCTTTTTGATGCCTGTCGAAGATGTATTCAGTATCACGGGTCGTGGCACGGTAGCTACGGGTCGTATTGATCGTGGCATCATTAATAAGGGTGAAGAAGTTGAGATCGTCGGTATTCGTGACACCCGCAAGACGGTAGTTACGGGTGTAGAGATGTTCCGCAAGTTGCTTGATTCGGGCGAAGCTGGTGACAACGTAGGTTTGTTGCTTCGTGGCGTTGACAAGGATGAGATTGAGCGCGGGATGGTATTGGCGAAAACTGGCTCGATCAAACCTCATACGAAGTTTAAGGCTGAAGTCTATATCTTGACGAAGGAGGAGGGTGGTCGTCACACTCCATTCTTCACAGGTTATCGTCCTCAGTACTATTTCCGTACGACAGATGTAACGGGCGTAGCGACTTTGGCTAAAGATGTTGAGATGGTAATGCCTGGTGATAATGTAGCGATGTCGGTCGAGTTGATAACGCCGATCGCTATGGAGAAAGAGTTACGTTTTGCGATTCGCGAAGGAGGCCGCACAGTGGGTGCTGGCGTCGTCGCAGAAATCGTGGAATAAGGCTCGAAAGTAAGAAAGCTGGTAGCAGCATGCCCCGAGATAGAGTGATATTGGCCTGCGGTGAATGCAAGCGGCGCAACTATAATACGAAGAAGAACAAACGCTTGCATCCGGAGCGTGTTGAATTTCGTAAGTACTGTGCGCATTGCGATAAGCATACACCGCACAAGGAGACAAGATAACAGGTTTTTTCTTACAGGCCAGTAGCTCAATTGGTAGAGCACCGGTCTCCAAAACCGGTTGTTGGGGGTTCAATTCCTCCCTGGCCTGCAGATATGTACTAGTTAGAGGTGAGTACCTTGGAGAAGATTAAGAAGTTTCTCAAGGAAGTAAATGGCGAGTTGAGAAAGGTCACTTGGCCTACGAAGCAAGAGTTGATCGGCTCGACCATTGTAGTAGTTATCGTCTCGTTGATCGTGGCGATTTTCATCGGTATCGTTGATCGTATACTTGGTGCCGGTGTTCACGCCATTTTTGGAGGCGGCGCCTGATCTTGAGGGTGACGGAATCAATGGCAAAGAATTGGTATGTTGTTCATACCTTCTCCGGTCACGAGCAGAAGGCCAAACGTTATCTCGAATCGGCGGTTGTCAATTCGGGACTCGAAGAGAAGTTTGGTGAGATTCTGGTTCCGACCGAAGAAGTAACCGAGATGAAACAAGGTCGGCGGTCGACTACGACACGTAAGTTCCTGCCCAGCTATTTGTTAGTTGAGGTAGAGCTTGATAAAGTCACTCAGGAATTGGTCGTGTCTACTCCGGGGATTACGAATTTTGTCGGCACTGCCGGCGGCCGTCCACAGCCGCTTCGGGAGGAAGAGGTCAAACGTATCGTCGGTCAGGTCAACCGCAGTCGTACTGAGGAATCAACCGACTTTCCTTTTCAGGCGGGTGATGCTGTCAAAGTCAATGACGGACCATTTGCCGATTTCTCTGGTGTTGTCAGTGAGTTGAATATGGAGCGGCGTAAGGTCAAAGTTATGGTGACCATTTTTGGTCGACCGACGCCAGTAGAGCTCGACTTTTTACAAGTCGAATTAGTTAAGAAATAGATCGTTTTAGTCTGTATTGATGGAGTGTAAACACTCGTGGCAAAGAAAGCAATTGGTCAGATAAAACTGCAGATACCGGCTGGCAAGGCCAATCCTGCCCCACCCGTGGGGCCGGCTCTGGGTCAACAAGGTGTCAATATCATGGAGTTTTGCAAGGCCTTCAACGCCCGTACGCAGGACGGCAAGGGAATCCTTACACCGGTGATAATCACCGTGTATGTCGATAAGTCCTTCTCGTTTATTACCAAGACCCCTCCGGCATCAACGCTTCTGCGTATGGCTGCCAAGATCGACAAGGGTTCTGCGGTACCAAACAAGGACAAAGTCGGAATCGTTACTAAAGATCAGGTCCGAGATATCGCCACTCAGAAGATGGTCGATCTCAATGCGTCCTCGATTGAATCAGCGATGAGGATGGTCGAAGGGACCGCAAGGTCCATGGGAATTGAAGTAGCCTGAAGGTTGGAAACACAAACATTCGCTAACACCTGTTGCGCTTTATGCGTAGTCGGGGAGAATTGAGAATATGAAACATTCAAAGACTTTTCAGGAGTACCGAGGCAAGGTTGACCGTAGTCAGAAGTATCTTTTGTCTGACGCTGTCAACGTGCTTAAGGAAGGCTCCTACGTCAAGTTCGATGAATCAGTGGAAGTGGCTATTCGTCTGGGGGTTAACCCCAAGCATGCCGACCAGATGGTTCGTGGAACTGTGGCCCTACCACACGGTACGGGCAAGAAAATCCGGGTGGCGGTGTTCGCCCAGGGCGATAAAGCCGCTGAAGCTACTGAGGCCGGCGCGGATATCGTTGGTGCTGAAGACCTGGCCGAGAAAGTCAAAGGCGGCTTTCTTGATTTTGATGTCGCAGTTGCGACGCCTGATATGATGAGGGTGTTGGGTCCTTTAGGTAAGTTGCTTGGACCGCGCGGTCTGATGCCTAATCCCAAGACTGGCACTGTTACTATGGATGTGACCAAGGCCATTGGTGAACTTAAG
The genomic region above belongs to Candidatus Zixiibacteriota bacterium and contains:
- the tuf gene encoding elongation factor Tu (EF-Tu; promotes GTP-dependent binding of aminoacyl-tRNA to the A-site of ribosomes during protein biosynthesis; when the tRNA anticodon matches the mRNA codon, GTP hydrolysis results; the inactive EF-Tu-GDP leaves the ribosome and release of GDP is promoted by elongation factor Ts; many prokaryotes have two copies of the gene encoding EF-Tu) yields the protein EVRDLLSQYKFPGDDIPVIRGSALEAMSAGADESKTLEDPAFKSIFELLDSLDNYIPLPKRETDKAFLMPVEDVFSITGRGTVATGRIDRGIINKGEEVEIVGIRDTRKTVVTGVEMFRKLLDSGEAGDNVGLLLRGVDKDEIERGMVLAKTGSIKPHTKFKAEVYILTKEEGGRHTPFFTGYRPQYYFRTTDVTGVATLAKDVEMVMPGDNVAMSVELITPIAMEKELRFAIREGGRTVGAGVVAEIVE
- the rpmG gene encoding 50S ribosomal protein L33, with amino-acid sequence MPRDRVILACGECKRRNYNTKKNKRLHPERVEFRKYCAHCDKHTPHKETR
- the secE gene encoding preprotein translocase subunit SecE → MEKIKKFLKEVNGELRKVTWPTKQELIGSTIVVVIVSLIVAIFIGIVDRILGAGVHAIFGGGA
- the nusG gene encoding transcription termination/antitermination protein NusG; protein product: MAKNWYVVHTFSGHEQKAKRYLESAVVNSGLEEKFGEILVPTEEVTEMKQGRRSTTTRKFLPSYLLVEVELDKVTQELVVSTPGITNFVGTAGGRPQPLREEEVKRIVGQVNRSRTEESTDFPFQAGDAVKVNDGPFADFSGVVSELNMERRKVKVMVTIFGRPTPVELDFLQVELVKK
- the rplK gene encoding 50S ribosomal protein L11, with product MAKKAIGQIKLQIPAGKANPAPPVGPALGQQGVNIMEFCKAFNARTQDGKGILTPVIITVYVDKSFSFITKTPPASTLLRMAAKIDKGSAVPNKDKVGIVTKDQVRDIATQKMVDLNASSIESAMRMVEGTARSMGIEVA
- the rplA gene encoding 50S ribosomal protein L1 translates to MKHSKTFQEYRGKVDRSQKYLLSDAVNVLKEGSYVKFDESVEVAIRLGVNPKHADQMVRGTVALPHGTGKKIRVAVFAQGDKAAEATEAGADIVGAEDLAEKVKGGFLDFDVAVATPDMMRVLGPLGKLLGPRGLMPNPKTGTVTMDVTKAIGELKAGRIEFRVDKQANIAASVGKLSFDAEKISENVSAFIEAIVRAKPNASKGAYILCVALSASMSPGIKLDHAQLLADLKK